The Myroides fluvii region ACCATACGTCCTAAATCGTCATTCATGTGGAAATCGAACTCATCATTTTGAGCATATAAGAACCAGTTGAAACGTCTAACCTTATAAGGACAGTTGTTTGCACAGTATCTAGTTCCAACACAACGGTTATAAGCCATGTGGTTTTGACCTTGGCGTCCGTGTGACGTAGCCGCTACCGGACATACAGTCTCACAAGGTGCGTGATTACAGTGCTGACACATTACAGGTTGGAAAACTACTTGTGGGTTATCCGCAGGGTGCTCTAACTCCATATAAGCAGAACGAGCCTCTGAGAAACCTTTTGCTGTAACTTTCTTATCAACATCAGCAGCAAATGTATCTTCTGATGAATAGTATCTATCAATACGCAACCAGTGCATATCTCTACTTCTTCTAACCTCTGATTTACCAACAACTGGTACGTTGTTTTCAGCGTGACATGCAATAACACATGCTCCACATCCTGTACAAGCGTTTAAGTCGATCGATAAATTAAAGTGATGACCTACAGTACGGTCAAATGATTCCCAAATATCAATTGATGAAGCTCTTACTTCTTGGTGATCGTAAGAAACCATTGGGAAGATATTCCACTCCTCAACATCTTTTGTATTGAAAATTTCTAATGTAGTATCTTTCACGATATCACCTCTACTCATCAATGTGTTCTGTAACTGAACACAAGCAAACTCATGGTTTCCTGATGCTTTGGCTACAGTAACCGATTGTACATTTTCGAAGTTGTGATATAATGCATAAGCGTTAACTCCCACTTGCATATCTTCTTTCAAGCTTGCTTTTCTTCCGTAACCGAAAGCTAAACCAACAGTTCCAGCCGCTTGACCAGGTTGAATTAATGCAGGTACATTTTCTAAAGTAACACCATTTGCTGTAAGCGTAACATAGCTTCCGTCCAACCCACCGTTAGCTACGTGGAAGTTTACGATTCCAAAAGTTTCAGCATCAGCGCGCGAGATTGTTAAGTAGTTATCCCATGAAACACGCGTGATTGGATCTGGAAACTCTTGTAACCAAGGGTTATTTGCTTGTTGTCCATCTCCCATACCTGTTTTAGTATACAACACCAACTCAAGTCCTTCCCCTTTTTTCGCTTTGCTTAACGCAGCAGCAGCAGAAGAGAAATCAGCAGTAGCTGCTACTTTTGTATTTTCACCCGCAACAGCAAAACCATCGTGAACCAATTGATTCCAAGTTAACCCAGAAACATAAGAAACACTCGTTGTTTTAACATAGTCATAATACGCCGTATTATTTCCATTCCACAACAATAAAGCCTCTTGGAACTGTCTTGTATCAAATAAAGGTCTGATTGTCGGTTGCGTAACTGAATAGTGACCTTTTTTAATCATCACATCACCCCAAGCCTCTAAGTAGTGAGGAGCAGCAGCTGCGATTGTAGTCTCTAAAGCAGTTTCATCTTCTTTCATTGAGAAACTAACTGAAGTTTTCACTTTCTTCAATCCCTCAACAAAAGCAGCACTATTTGCTAAAGTATATACTGGATTAATTCCTGACATAATTAAAGTATGCACTTTACCTGCATTCATTTCTTTAATTAACTCAGTAACTTTTGCAGCATTACCTTGTCTTACATATTTTGTTTGTTCTGGCATGAATGCCTCTGATTGCAACGCTTCGTTAATTGCAAAAACAACTAATTGTGCATTAACATCATCTAAACCTGTAACAACAACTCCTTTTGAACCTGCTGCTTTTACTTGTTTAGCTGCTTTCGCGATTGCTTCGTCGTATACTGTACTAGCAGAAGAAACTGACCCTCCTACGATTGCGTTGTACAACTTCACTAATGCAGCCTTTTGATCCGCAACAGTTAATGGAAGACGAACATCTGCATTAGCTCCAGAAAGACTCATATTAGCTTCAATCTGAATATGCTTAGACATTACTCCATTTTTAGGAATACGTTTTTGAGCATAAGCTGAATCGTATCCTCCACCTTGCCAATCTCCTAAGATATCAGCACCAACAGAAACGATTACACTTGCCTTACCGAAATCGTAATCAGCTAATCCGCGTTTTCCGTATGCTTGTTCATAAGCATCTGCAGCAGCAGAAGATGAAACCGCATCGTATATTACGTGTTTAGCGTTTGGATTAGATTCGATAAACTCACCGATTAATTTATCAGTAGAAGGACTTGCCATTGTATTAGTCAATAACACAACACTACCTCCTGTTGCTTTAGCATCTTGTAAACTTGCTCTTACCTTAGCATCTACATCATCCCAAGAAGCATTTTTACCTTCGATTTTCGGCGCTCTTAATCGCAAGCTATCATACATCGAAAGCACTGATGCATGCACACGTGCATTGGCACCAGAATATGCATTTGCAAGTTTGTTATTATCAATTTTGATTGGACGACCCTCACGAGTCTTAACCAAAACATTCACAAAATCAAAACCATCTGCGATTGTAGTCGCGTAGTAGTCTGCAATTCCAGGGATAATCTCCTCTGGCTGAACCACGTAAGGAATTGATTTTATTACCGGTCCTTCACAAGCAGCTAATGTTGCTGCAGCTGTTGAAAAACCAACATATTTCAAAAAGTCTCGACGAGTTGTTGAAGAAGAAGACAATTTGTTTTTGTCCCCAAGAAATTCATCTGTAGGAATTTCCTCAACAAACTCATTGTTTCTTAGCGTCTCAACAATAGAACTATTATCATTCAGCTCTTCAACACTTTTCCAGTATTTTTTGTTTGATGCCATTGTATATAAATATTAGCTTCTTATTCTTAAATAATTCTTAATAGTGACATTTACCACACTCTAGTCCACCCATTTGAGCAACTGTCAATTTCTCTACTCCGTACTTGTTAGCAAGTTCGTCATGGATTTTAGCATAGTAAGCATTGTCTTTCAACTTAACATCAGTTGTTCTGTGACAGTCAATACACCATCCCATAGTTAATGGAGAATGTTGTCTCATGATTTCCATTTCTTCCACTGGTCCGTGACAAGTTTGACATTCTAAACCAGCAACATTCACGTGTTGTGAGTGATTATAGTAAACGAAATCAGGTAAATTATGAATACGAACCCATTTTACAGGCTTCTCTTTACCAGTATATTTTTGAGCAGCAGGATCCCATCCAACAGCATCATATAACTTTTGAATTTCAGCAGTATAAAACTCTGGTGTGTATTTTCCGTAATCTGTTCCAGCATCACCTGTAAACTCACTGATGTTTTTATGACAGTTCATACAAACATTTAATGAAGGAATACCTGAAGTTTTACTTGATCTTGCAGAGGAGTGACAATATTTACAATCAATACCGTTATCTCCTGCGTGAATTTTGTGTGAGAAGTGAATAGGCTGAACTGGCTCATACCCTTTATCTACTCCAATTTGCATCATATACCCGTAAGCGAAATACGATCCAATTAAAACAAATATAATTGTAGAGCAAATTACTAAGAATTGGTTTTTCACAAACGCTTTCCACATTGGAACTGTTTGGCGAACTTCTTCTGTTAAACCATTAGCTTCAACAACTTTATTCAATACTTTTTTAACAAGGAAAAGCATCGTTACCAATAATAACAACACCACTACTAATGCCCCTAATACAATCATATTAGAAACCGCATCTCCACCACCTTGTCCCTGAGCACCATCTGTACTTGCAGTAGCAGCTGGAGTCTCAGCTTTTGGTTCAGACACATACGCCAAAATATCATCAATATTTTGGTCAGATAAACCTGGGAAGTCGTTCATCACAACTTTGTTCCACTCGTCGAACAGTTTTACCGCACGAGCATCACCAGATTTAATCAAAGATGAACTACTTTTAATCCACTTGTGTAGCCATTCTACATCCCCGTCGTGACGTTCAACAACTCCACGCAATGCAGGTCCTGTTGAAGCCCCGTCCATCTTATGACATGCCGCACAGTTAGAATTAAACAATTCCTTACCCTTTGCTACATCCTGAGCAAATGAAATTGTAGAAAACGATAGCATTAATGCTAAACAAAAGAATAAAATCTTTGAAAACGAATTATGGTTACCCACTTTTTTCATAGTTATAAATTGATTTTCAACTAAACTTGGTCTTTCTAATAACAGCAATAATCAACTATTATTCAATACACCTTATTTACAAACTCCGACAAAAATACAATTTATGCATAACTCTTAAAACCTTTAACGACCTTAATCTTTAATTTATACGCGTTCTAAATAAAGGGCTCTCGCGCAATTTTCAAGAATAATTGTAAATTTGCTTCAAATACATTTCATTATGAGAATTTTAAGAATGTTTCCGGTCCTTTTTTGCTTGTTTTTTATGCATCTAATAAGTTTTGCTCAAGAGCGAAACAACGCAATTCAAGAGCCTTTAGCGATAAAAAAACTAGTAGAAGCGAAAAGAAACACAACAACGCCAGGGCTAAACACAGATAAATACAATATTCAAGTTTTTTATGGAAAAAACAATGAAGCTAAAGCTGCACTAGCACGTGTCAAACGTCTATACCCAGATTTAGAAGCAACCTTAGTTTACTCCAATCCTTCATACAAAGTTTTGGCAGGAAATTTCAAAACGCGTTTAGAAGCAGAGCGATACCTGCAAACCCTTAAAAAAGATTTTGACAACTCTTTACTCCTTCGACCAGGAAAATAAAATAAAAAATCCCGTTGCACTTTTGTACAACGGGATTTTCTTTATTTCATTTCCTCGAAAAATTATCCAACAATGTTTATAATTTTCCCCGGTACTACAATTAACTTTTTGGGCTCACGTCCTTGTAATTGCGCCTGAGTTCTTTCGTCAGCTAAAATAATTTGCTCAATTTCTTCCACACTCAAATCTAAAGCTAATTCAATTTTGAAACGCATTTTCCCGTTAAAAGAAACCGGATATTCCTTTGCTTCTTCTACAAGATATTCAGCTTTAAATTCTGGGAATTCCTGATCAGCAATTGTCTTACTATGTCCCAACATACTCCAAAGCTCTTCCGCTATATGTGGCGCATAAGGTGCTACTAAAATAGCTAAAGGCTCAAGGATTGCACGGTGGTGACATTTTTGCTGCCCTAACTCATTCACACAAATCATAAACTGAGAAACTGAAGTATTGAATGAAAATGCTTCGATATCTTCTTGTACTTTCTTAATCGTTTTATGAAGGGATTTGTACATTTCTTTTGTCGGCTCTTCCTCTACAACAACAACTGCCGTGTCATCTGCATACAATCTCCACAATTTTTTCAAGAATCCAAATACCCCCGAAATACCAGCCGTATTCCAAGGCTTTGCCTGCTCTAAAGGTCCTAGGAACATTTCGTATAAGCGCAATGTATCCGCACCATATTCTTGACAGATATCATCTGGATTAACCACATTATAATAAGACTTAGACATTTTTTCAACTTCATGCCCGACAATATATTTTCCGGCAGCATTGCAAACAAATTCAGCCGTTGCATAATCAGGTCTCCACGCCTTGAATTCCTCCATATCTAATTCAGATGAATTATTTACCAATCCTACATAAGCGTAAAGTTGTTGTACTTTCTCGTCTTTAATCATATCCTTAGATATAAAGGTATTGGTTCCTTCGATGCGATATACAAAAGCAGAAGTACCCAAAATCATCCCTTGATTGATTAATTTTGCAAAAGGCTCTTCTGTTGGCGCTACACCAATATCTTTTAAAAATTTATTCCAAAAGCGGCTATACAATAAGTGACCTGTTGCATGCTCGCTTCCTCCTATATATAAATCGACATTTTGCCAGTAGCTCAACGCTTCCTCTGAAGCAATAAACTCCTCATTTGTTGGATCCATATAACGCATCCAATACCAAGAAGACCCCGCCCAGCCAGGCATCGTATTTAACTCTAATGCGAAAATAGTTTGCTCGTTGATTAAATCATTCGCCACTACTTTATTATTCACCGTATCCCAAGCCCATGTTGCAGCATTTCCCAAAGGTGGTTGACCATCTTCCGTTGGCAAATACTTTTCAACTTCTGGCAACAAAATTGGCAAATGCGCTTTCTCAATCATTTTAGGTAAACCATTCACGTAATAAACCGGAAACGGCTCTCCCCAATAACGCTGACGAGAAAATACTGCATCGCGCAAGCGATAATTTGTTTTTCCTTTTCCTTGACCTAAAGCTTCGATTGCAGCAATTGCTTTAGCAGCAGCTTCTTTATAGGCTAATCCATTCAAGAAATCAGAATTTTCTAATACGAATCCTTCTTTTTCAGCAAAAGCTTCTTCGCTAATATCTTGATTAAAAATATTCTTTATTGCAATACCGAAGTGTTTGGCAAAAGCATAGTCACGTGAATCACCAGCAGGAACAGCCATTACAGCCCCTGTTCCATATCCAGCTAGTACGTAATCGCCAATCCAAATCTCAACAGGTTCTTTTGTAAATGGATGCTCAGCATAGGCTCCTGTAAAAACCCCTGAGATTTTTTTCACATCTGCCATACGATCGCGCTCGCTGCGTTTTGATGTAGCCTCAATATAAGCTTCTACTTCGCTTTTTTGCTGTGCAGTAGTAATTTTTCTAACCAAATCGTGTTCTGGCGCTAATGTCATAAAACTCACACCAAAAATCGTATCCGGACGCGTCGTAAATACTTCGATTGTATCAGTAGATTCTTTTAAATTAAAAATCACAGACGCTCCCACGGATTTTCCAATCCAATTGCGTTGACTTTCTTTTAAGCTCTCTGTCCAGTCGATCGTATTTAATCCTTCCAACAAACGCTCAGCATAAGCTGAAATACGCATACTCCATTGTTTCATCTTTTTGCGAACAACAGGATGTCCTCCACGCTCAGATAAACCATCTTTAATTTCGTCATTAGCCAATACTGTACCTAAAGCGGGACACCAGTTTACTTCTGTTTCCGCTAAATACGTTAAGCGATATTGCAACAAAATACGCTCCTTTTCTTCTGTTGAAAAAGAATTCCATGCAGCAGCAGTAAACAGTTCAATTGACTCATCACAAACCGCTTGTACACTTGCATTTCCCTCTTTTTCAAATAAAGCGATTAACGTGGTGATTGACTCCGCTTTATCAGACACCTTATTATACCAAGCATTGAACAACTGAATAAAAATCCATTGTGTATGCTTGTAGTAATCAGCATTTGATGTGCGAATTTCACGTGACCAATCAAAAGAAAATCCGATCTGATCTAATTGTTCTCGGTAACGAGCGATATTTACCTCCGTAGTAACAGCAGGGTGCTGACCTGTTTGTATAGCATATTGCTCAGCAGGTAATCCAAAACTGTCATACCCTTGCGGATGTAATACATTAAATCCTTTGTGTCGTTTATATCGTGCAAAAATATCAGAAGCAATATACCCCAGTGGATGTCCGACATGCAGTCCTGCTCCTGATGGATAAGGGAACATATCTAGCACATAATACTTCGGTTTATCGGATGTATTTGAGGTTTTAAAAGTTTCATTTTCTTTCCAAAACTTTTGCCATTTTGCTTCAATTTCGCTTGGATTGTATTTCATAGTATAAATATCAATTATTACACATGTTCTTTATCGATTCACTCGAAAAAAAACGCCTACTTGACGCAAAAATAAACTATATTTATAAGAAAGAGAAAACTTTAATTCACTTACTTACAACAAAACAACACAGAAGTAGTGTTTACTCTTTATTCATCAACAGATTTAGAACGTAATCCAAGGCATCGTTACTAGATACGCTAACAGTAGGCTGAACCCCTACTTGATCCAATCGCTTTCCATCAGCAGTGTAAAAATCTGCCGTAGGCAAGACTAATGTAAATCCTTCAGGCAAAGAAAATCGCTCACTATTCAACATAGCTCCTGCCGATTTTTCTCCCACAACTAAAGCACGTCTTTCTAACTGAAGCGCATATACCAGTGCTTCTGCCGTGCTGGCCGTTTTATCGTTAATCAACAAATACAAATCCCCCCTAAACCTAGCCTTAGCTGACGGTTCTGCCAACAAGACAATCCCCTCTTGTTGATGAATATTCGCCAATAACGTTGTAACATTTGGATCACTAAAAGACACAAAAGTGGATCGTTGTGCTGAAGTAGGCAATTGCGAATGCTGATCAAACCATTGACGAGTTAAAAAAACACCTCCGTCATACGAAGTGGTGGCAACGTGATTTACAAAAGTCAATCCAGCCTCAATAGAACCCCCTGAATTCCCCCTCAAATCGACAATCAAATGCGCAATATTGCGTTGCTCAATCAGGCGAAAAGCATCTTGCATTTCTACAGTTGAACCACCAAAACTGCGAATCGTCAACACCCCAATTCCCTTCCCCTTATCCTCAAAGTTCAGTTGCTTTTCACTGCGATTTACAGCTATATGCTCCATTGTCCCTCTCACTAAAGCAAAGTGGGAAAAAGGGAGTTTCTGCGCATAGTAATAAAACGCAAAAACAAGTTCTAGATCGTCATTCACTTCGGTGGAAATAGCTTTCATTTTACTTTTAAACGCTTGCCATGACTTACCTTCAATCAAACGACGATTATAAAGATAGCGCTCTGTATCTTCAAATACCTGCTCTAAAACATTTTGATAATCAGCTAAGGGTAAAACTTCGGCTAATGGATTCCCCGACAAAGTTGCTCGTACTGCTCCACTTTTAGTAGTCAAATCAACCTGTAACTTCCCTTCTACTAAGGTTCCCTTAAAATAGTAATTTCCCAAAGGAGAACGAAAGATTCCATCGAGCAACAAACCATTGTCTTCGCCCGTGATTTTTCCTTCCTCCACAACAATAAATCGCCCTTCTTTAAAAGAAGAGGTAAACGTACGCCCTAGAAAAGAAGTCCAACGACCTAAGACAATTTTATCCGCTCCTTTCCGCGTATGAGCACGGAAGGTATTTTTTTCTACTTCTATGGATAAAATCAAACGCACCTGCCCAATGTCAGGATGGATAAATTCGACTTTCCAATCACCGCGTAATGGATGCTCTCCCTCCTCTGCTTTCACTTGACAGCTAAAAAAGCTAAACACGCTTATCAATGCCGCAAATAACATTCTTTTCATGCGTTATGTATTTTAATTCAAACAGTAAAACTGCACATTAAACCAATAACAAACAGAAGTTTGGGACGAATAACAACAATTTGGGATGAACGACAAACTCCACGAATACAACAGCTAATAAAACACGTGGATAGAAGACTAAAAACTAATTATCTCGTGCTTTTAAAGCTTGAATGTACGTTCTTGAAACAGGAACTTCATGCTGAATCTCCTTCAAATACAGCTTGCCTCCTTGCGCATTTCCTTTTACGCTGAGAAGATAGTTCACATTGACTAAATAGGAACGGTGGCAATATTGTATCTCTTTTAACGACAATTGTTCTTTTAATTTCTTTAAAGGTAAGCGCATGAGTTGTCGCTTAATTTCTCCTCTTTCTAGGTAGTAAACCGTACAATAATTCCCCTCTGAATGAGCATATACAAAATCAGTTTCTTTCAATTGATACGTTTCCTGTAAAACTTCTGTTTTTATACTTACCACCGACTCTTCTTTGCTGGCCTCTTTTTCGCTTGTTTTGCGTTCAATCACAACAGCAACTCTATCTTGCTCCTCTCTAACCATCACATACTGAAGTAAACTGTGAATAGCGTAAATTGGCAAACCCATCAACAAGGTATAAAACAACATTTCCAACCAACCAAAAAAGGTAAGAGAATACGTATAGATAACACTACTATTATACCAATAGCTCAAGATCGAACAACTAAACAAAACGAAACTCGCTTGTTTCACTTCTCTTTTCCAATTCCAAGAATTATTGGATTGTGGAAATAACAAATCACTAAGTAAAAAACTTGAAAATCCAAAAAAGCCATAAGGCAATAAAAGCAGATATTTATTGATATGGACAAAGTTATAAGTTCCAAAGGGTTGAAAAACCGCAAGGAAAAAATAACACAATCCACCTAAAAACAAGGAAGAAAAAAGCGTATGCTTTATCGATTTACATTGTTCAAATAGTACCATTTCTCACAAAACAAACAAAGGTTTATCCAAAATAATCATCCGAATTCTTCACTAGATTATGCTGTTAGACATATTCATTGGCTCACCTTTTCATACAAATAGCAAAGGCATTTACTTGCATCCTTTTTCATTTTCTTTTCGTACTCAATTCCTGATTCATCTCCGATTTCCCTTCTATTATCATACAAATTACAAAGAAATAAACTATATTTATAACAATTAGAAAAGTTTACTCGTAATTGTGTTTTAAAAACACTTTTGTTTGTTAATTTTACAGCTTTAAAAATTGCATTATGGCGTCTACTTATGAAAAATACCAAAAGCGAAAATTAATTTCGTCTTATTTTTCTGTAATATTAAGTATTTTCTTGGTTCTCTCCTTGTTAGGAGCCTTGAGTTTATTTGTAATTAACTCCAAAAGAATATCGAATAATTTCCGAGAGAATATTCCAATGACTCTCTATTTTTCCGACAAAGCTACACAAAATGACTTTGATCAATTTACGAAGAAATTAGGGCAATCACCTTATATTAAAACGTATACGTTCATTTCTAAAGAAGAAGCAGCGGAAAGCCAGAAAGAGGATCTTGGAGAGAATTTTCTTGAATTTTTGGGATATAACCCCCTACAAAACTCGTATGATGTTTATGTAAAAGGTGATTACGTAGTGGGAGATAGTTTAGCAAAAATAGAGGAAACCTTTATGAAAACCCCTCACATTGCAGAAATATCATATAATAAGCAATTGGTTGATTTAGTTAACAGCAATATTGCACGCATCACCAATTGGGTATTAATCATTGCGGGTATTCTGACGATTGTATCGATGTTATTAATCAACAGTTCCTTGCGTTTATTGATCTTTTCTAGCCGTTTTACAATCAAAACCATGCAAATGGTTGGCGCAACCAAGCGCTTTATTCGCCGTCCTTTTATTTGGCACAGCATGCGTTTGGGCTTAATCGGATCAATCCTAGCGGTTATTGCTTTAGTTGCTCTAACCTTTTACCTAGATAAAAAATTCCCCGACCTCGAACTTGACCCTACAGTAAATTACATGCCTTTGGTTATCGTTGGATTGGGCATTATCTTAGCAGGTGTTATCATTACAACAATTAGCACATTTTTCGCTACTCAGCGATTCTTAAACCTCAAATCAGACGAACTTTATTAAATATGAAAAAAGAGAACAACCCTACTGGTTTTTTGTTTTCCAAACAAAACTACATTTGGCTACTCGCAAGTTTTGCGATTATCGCCTTGAGTTTTATCCTTATGGGTGGAGCTTCTAATGATGATCCTACACAATTTAATGAAGCCATCTATAGCTTCAGAAGAATTCACCTCGCACCAGCCGTATTTTTTATTGGTATTGGGGTAGCTATTTATTCTATTTTTAAAAAAGATAAAAAACAATCATAACAAACTATTTTTATGGATTTAATACAAGCCATCCTTCTAGCTATAGTAGAGGGACTTACTGAATATTTACCCGTTTCTTCTACTGCTCACATGATTTTTTTGAGTTCGTACTACGGAATTCAGGAAGATGATTTTGTAAAACTTTTTCAAACCGCCATTCAGTTCGGAGCTATTTTAGCTGTTGTTGCTCTTTATTGGCGTAAGTTTTTTGATTTCAGTCGTATTTCATTCTATAAAAAATTGATTTTTGCTGTTATTCCAGCACTAGTTTTAGGAAAATTACTAGACGAAAAAATTGATGCCGTTTTAGGAAAAACGATTTACATAGCCATCATGCTAATTGTGGGGGGGATTGTTTTAATTTTTATTGATAAATACTTTAAAAATCCAAAGACAACACGAGAAGAAGACATTACAGTCAAGCAAGCAGTAACCATTGGATTTTGGCAGTGCTTAGCGATGATGCCTGGAACAAGTCGTTCAGCCGCCTCGATTATTGGAGGAATGCAACAAGGGCTCTCTCGTCAAGTAGCCGCTGAATTCTCTTTCTTTTTAGCCGTTCCTACAATGGCTGCCGTAACCGTATATTCTATCGTATTTAAAAAATACGAATCGGGAAAAATGGGCTATGAATTACTTTTTGACAATGCCGACAACTTAAAATTATTCCTTTTAGGCAACGTATTAGCGTTTATCGTTTCTATTGTAGCGATCAAATTTTTCATCGGAATTATCAAAAAATACGGCTTTAAACCTTGGGGATACTATCGCATTATTGCAGGTGTTATCTTATTGATTTACTTCGGATACTTAAAAAACTAACTATGCAATTTTCAGCAGAAGCTTTTCAAGAAGGTCAAGTCTTATTGATTGACAAACCTTTACATTGGTCTTCTTTCCAAGCCGTGAACAAGATTAAATGGCTATTAAAAAAAGAGTATGGGCTTAAAAAAATCAAAGTAGGACACGCGGGAACGCTAGATCCTTTAGCAACGGGATTATTGTTGATTTGCACAGGAAAAGCCACAAAAACAATCACAGATTTACAAGGGCAAGAAAAAGAATATACCGGTACGTTTACTATCGGTGCCACGACCCCTTCCTATGACTTAGAAACGGAGGTTAA contains the following coding sequences:
- a CDS encoding LytR/AlgR family response regulator transcription factor; protein product: MVLFEQCKSIKHTLFSSLFLGGLCYFFLAVFQPFGTYNFVHINKYLLLLPYGFFGFSSFLLSDLLFPQSNNSWNWKREVKQASFVLFSCSILSYWYNSSVIYTYSLTFFGWLEMLFYTLLMGLPIYAIHSLLQYVMVREEQDRVAVVIERKTSEKEASKEESVVSIKTEVLQETYQLKETDFVYAHSEGNYCTVYYLERGEIKRQLMRLPLKKLKEQLSLKEIQYCHRSYLVNVNYLLSVKGNAQGGKLYLKEIQHEVPVSRTYIQALKARDN
- a CDS encoding cell division protein FtsX — translated: MASTYEKYQKRKLISSYFSVILSIFLVLSLLGALSLFVINSKRISNNFRENIPMTLYFSDKATQNDFDQFTKKLGQSPYIKTYTFISKEEAAESQKEDLGENFLEFLGYNPLQNSYDVYVKGDYVVGDSLAKIEETFMKTPHIAEISYNKQLVDLVNSNIARITNWVLIIAGILTIVSMLLINSSLRLLIFSSRFTIKTMQMVGATKRFIRRPFIWHSMRLGLIGSILAVIALVALTFYLDKKFPDLELDPTVNYMPLVIVGLGIILAGVIITTISTFFATQRFLNLKSDELY
- a CDS encoding DUF3098 domain-containing protein: MKKENNPTGFLFSKQNYIWLLASFAIIALSFILMGGASNDDPTQFNEAIYSFRRIHLAPAVFFIGIGVAIYSIFKKDKKQS
- a CDS encoding undecaprenyl-diphosphate phosphatase gives rise to the protein MDLIQAILLAIVEGLTEYLPVSSTAHMIFLSSYYGIQEDDFVKLFQTAIQFGAILAVVALYWRKFFDFSRISFYKKLIFAVIPALVLGKLLDEKIDAVLGKTIYIAIMLIVGGIVLIFIDKYFKNPKTTREEDITVKQAVTIGFWQCLAMMPGTSRSAASIIGGMQQGLSRQVAAEFSFFLAVPTMAAVTVYSIVFKKYESGKMGYELLFDNADNLKLFLLGNVLAFIVSIVAIKFFIGIIKKYGFKPWGYYRIIAGVILLIYFGYLKN